In Sardina pilchardus chromosome 10, fSarPil1.1, whole genome shotgun sequence, one genomic interval encodes:
- the ppp1r15b gene encoding protein phosphatase 1 regulatory subunit 15B, translating into METESRKQNLDRSAVHLFGDSGMTILPWTKQILFVLWEQLRFLVHLIYYSFMSVFQMFRLEVHLRISEETGPHIQHMNTPGNPAEGFFLSSLFDNNKSVIVSGSSSLSKLSSDLAGTHPGSLLSSLVSDELCCSLVDDFVARAAEGFSDTEDLTIGQHASWKLGCPGEWNVFVGSDHSSGSNSSSSDLFYRSTHTDKVFSWENDVSGRSETSCDPYTPLSFSASIFSYSPRESAEPAETTSSWEFRVESSTSAEDNHAPFCPAFGGRSDSESSWGSSDCSSADGDREESEKLWDLFSCSSDPYHPLHFTASASSSKPAKKDASVAPSVAPRPPSVIEPPTELPPSPTDTESIGPSSLSEEDEEETLWQSLCHNDDPYHPLHFRACIRSSSADAKANRSASDAASQNPVHACSGSSSMSPDSSWEFSPSAFQTRRKSKKPRLLGKRRAKGHCCTTSPDKLVFVPWRRKVKGEIVEEHEEGQPAVKKVQFSPRVQVHKMRAWSFALQASRKGHWEELARDRDRFRRRIQDTEHAIGYCLSQAHRETILDGQESMEGKHHGSKQNLTQSVFLS; encoded by the exons ATGGAGACGGAGTCTAGAAAACAGAATTTGGACAGAAGTGCCGTGCATCTCTTCGGAGACAGTGGCATGACGATCCTGCCATGGACAAAGCaaattctgtttgttttgtgggAGCAGCTGCGTTTCCTGGTTCATCTGATCTACTACAGCTTCATGTCAG TCTTTCAGATGTTCCGTCTGGAAGTCCATTTGAGAATCTCAGAGGAGACCGGACCGCACATTCAgcacatgaacacacctggcAATCCAGCAGAAGGCTTCTTTCTGTCCTCCTTGTTTGACAataacaaaagcgtgattgtcTCCGGCTCCAGCTCCTTATCCAAGCTGAGCAGTGACTTGGCCGGTACCCACCCAGGGTCTCTGCTCTCCAGCCTGGTGTCGGACGAGCTCTGCTGCTCTCTTGTGGATGACTTTGTGGCTCGGGCAGCCGAGGGGTTCTCCGACACAGAGGACCTCACCATCGGCCAGCACGCCAGCTGGAAACTGGGCTGCCCTGGTGAGTGGAATGTGTTTGTGGGATCTGACCACAGCAGCGGcagtaacagcagcagcagcgacctCTTCtacaggtccacacacacagataaagtcTTCAGCTGGGAGAATGATGTATCGGGGAGAAGTGAGACCTCTTGTGATCCTTACACACCGCTGAGTTTCTCTGCCAGTATCTTCAGCTACTCTCCTCGGGAGAGCGCAGAGCCAGCAGAGACCACCAGCAGCTGGGAGTTCAGAGTGGAGTCTTCGACTTCTGCGGAGGACAACCACGCGCCTTTCTGCCCTGCCTTCGGAGGGCGCTCTGACAGCGAGAGCAGCTGGGGGAGTTCGGACTGCTCCAGTGCGGACGGAGACCGCGAGGAGAGCGAGAAGCTGTGGGATcttttctcctgctcctcagaCCCGTATCACCCGCTTCACTTCACTGCCAGCGCCTCCAGCTCCAAGCCTGCCAAGAAGGATGCCAGTGTAGCTCCCAGCGTAGCTCCCAGGCCTCCCAGTGTGATCGAACCCCCCACAGAGCTCCCACCCTCTCCgacagacacagaaagcatCGGTCCTTCGTCCTTAtctgaggaggatgaggaggagaccCTCTGGCAGTCGCTGTGTCACAATGATGACCCGTACCACCCTTTACATTTCAGAGCCTGCATCAGGAGCTCCAGTGCTGATGCTAAGGCGAACCGCAGTGCTAGCGATGCCGCCTCGCAGAACCCTGTCCATGCCTGTTCAGGTTCCAGCTCCATGTCGCCGGATTCCTCTTGGGAGTTTAGTCCGAGTGCATTCCAGACTCGGAGAAAGTCAAAGAAGCCACGGCTGCTCGGTAAGAGGCGAGCCAAGGGCCACTGCTGCACCACCTCTCCAGACAAACTTGTCTTTGTCCCCTGGAGgagaaaggtcaaaggtgaaatcGTAGAGGAGCATGAAGAAGGTCAACCTGCTGTGAAGAAG GTTCAGTTCTCGCCCCGTGTTCAAGTTCACAAGATGAGGGCTTGGTCATTTGCCCTTCAGGCCTCTCGCAAAGGACATTGGGAAGAGCTAGCCAGGGACAGGGATCGCTTTCGTAGGAGAATCCAGGACACAGAGCACGCCATTGGCTACTGCCTGAGTCAAGCACACCGGGAGACGATCCTTGACGGTCAAGAAAGCATGGAAGGCAAACATCATGGAAGTAAACAGAACTTAACACAGTCAGTTTTCCTCTCGTGA